A stretch of the Mycobacteroides immunogenum genome encodes the following:
- a CDS encoding pentapeptide repeat-containing protein produces the protein MQTSMPGLRAWFRTSVIAALVAFAAVCVLAATSLKWDWIADRIGGLLTPLGAIVVAALASAGAARTLLAQSDIAERNRREDTEAALWTRYDAAAKQLGSSEGFAVRAAGVYALAGLANDWIRHHQRMQELGDYTRAENNECDTIISILCAQLRRANHQDGSLSWAQREEEELVNEAIISRLQIEFQRGGINGPRGSWVGRSRLDLRRADLSGALLAGVDFTGAVLKEANLNDADFTDAILDFPADLSRADVARTHFTRTSMNGTIVDGVLGDANTRWPAEFDMVCGADRIARMVPHRRVIVADSSESPNASN, from the coding sequence ATGCAGACCAGCATGCCCGGCTTGCGTGCGTGGTTCAGAACCTCCGTGATCGCCGCACTTGTTGCATTCGCCGCCGTATGCGTGTTGGCGGCTACCTCACTGAAGTGGGATTGGATTGCGGATCGGATCGGCGGACTACTGACACCGTTAGGGGCAATCGTGGTGGCCGCGCTCGCATCGGCCGGCGCGGCGCGAACTCTTCTGGCGCAGAGCGACATCGCCGAACGAAATAGGCGCGAAGACACCGAGGCTGCTCTTTGGACGCGCTACGACGCAGCAGCGAAGCAGCTGGGCTCGAGTGAGGGCTTCGCGGTTCGCGCTGCCGGCGTATATGCATTGGCTGGGCTCGCGAACGACTGGATACGTCATCACCAGCGCATGCAAGAGCTCGGCGATTACACACGGGCTGAAAACAATGAGTGCGACACCATCATCAGCATTCTCTGTGCACAATTGCGGAGAGCCAACCACCAAGACGGCAGCCTCAGTTGGGCACAACGTGAAGAAGAAGAGCTCGTGAATGAAGCGATCATCAGCCGACTACAGATTGAGTTCCAGCGCGGTGGAATTAACGGCCCAAGAGGTTCGTGGGTAGGCCGATCGCGCCTCGACCTACGCAGAGCAGACCTGTCGGGTGCGCTGCTCGCTGGCGTCGATTTCACGGGGGCAGTCCTGAAGGAAGCGAACCTCAATGACGCCGACTTCACCGATGCGATTCTCGACTTTCCGGCTGATCTCTCCCGAGCTGATGTCGCCAGGACTCACTTCACTCGTACATCCATGAACGGAACCATCGTTGATGGCGTCCTCGGAGACGCAAACACCCGTTGGCCAGCTGAATTCGACATGGTGTGTGGCGCCGACAGGATTGCGCGCATGGTCCCGCACCGACGAGTGATCGTGGCTGATTCCTCGGAGTCTCCGAACGCTAGTAACTGA
- a CDS encoding excalibur calcium-binding domain-containing protein, with protein MMVAAAAAWPAGAAAPTQVDPPYGSCKEAHADGAYNIKKGDPGYRPKLDRDNDGVACEG; from the coding sequence ATGATGGTCGCCGCGGCAGCGGCTTGGCCGGCCGGCGCAGCAGCACCAACACAGGTCGATCCGCCGTACGGCAGCTGCAAGGAAGCCCATGCGGACGGTGCCTACAACATCAAAAAAGGCGACCCCGGGTACCGGCCAAAGCTCGACCGGGATAACGACGGGGTCGCCTGCGAGGGCTGA